AAGTCATCCATGGCCAGCTGCAGCACGGTGTCGTCAATGGTTTCAATCGAGGTCGGGCGAGCGCTGGCGGCCATGAGAGCTTTGGCATCGCGCAGCGCGTCCATAAAGCTGGCATAGCGCACATTGACCAAGGTGGCGTACTTGGGAATCGGCAGCACATTGAGTACCGCTTCATTCAAAAAGCCTAACGTGCCTTCCGAGCCGCACAGCAGGCTGTTCAGGTTCAACTGGCCTTGCGCTTCCCGCAGGTGCACCAGATCATAGCCAGTTAAACAGCGGTTGAGCGGTGGAAATTTCGCCTCAATCAGCCCGCGCTGCTGGTCGATAATCTCAGCGGCGATGGAGTGTACACGGCCAAGAATGCCGGATTGGGCAACGGCCTGCTGCTCCTCGTCAGCGCTAAGCGGGCGGCTATGCAGATGCTGGCCCCCCAGTAGAACCGTATCCAGTTCCAGCACGTGGTCACGGGTTTTACCGTACTCGCAGCTGCCCTGGCCGCTGGCATCAGTGGAGATCATCCCGCCGATAGTGGCGCGGTTAGAGGTGGATAACTCAGGGGCGAAAAACAGCCCATGAGGCTTCAGCGCCGCGTTGAGTTGATCCTTCACCACGCCCGCCTGAACGCGCACTCGCCGTGCCTCTACATCAATCGCTAGGATCTGGTTCATGTGGCGGGAAACATCCACCACGATACCGTCGGTCAGCGACTGGCCGTTAGTCCCCGTGCCACCGCCCCGAGGCGTTAGCACGATATCGCGGTGTGGCAGCTCTGCAGCCAATTTAGCTAGGCGCTCAAGATCTTCTGCGTGCTTAGGAAACACAGCCGCCTGGGGCAGGCGTTGGTAAATCGAGTTATCCGTCGCCAGCACCGTGCGATTGGCGTAGTCAGGGGCAATCTCACCTTCAAAGCCGCGAGCGCGCAAGGCGTCGAGAAACGTCACATACCCACGCCGAACTGCCACCTCGCTGACCAATGCGATCATGCCTTAAGCGTCTCCAGCGCCTGCTCGATGAGCCCTAACCCTTCTTCCATGACGTCTGGTTCAGTGGTCAACGGCGGCAATAAGCGTAAGACGTTACGTTTGCGGCCACTGGGCATTAATAAGACACCGGCATCACGACCGGCTACTAACAGATTGGCTAAGTGCTCCGCACCCGTGGCGTTTTCGGTGTCTTCAAAGACGATGCCGCGCATAGCGCCAATACCTGTCATAGCGCCTACCATCGGGAAACGCTCACTTGCCTTCCAGCGCCGATAAGCATTTACAATCGCCGCTTCTTGGACATTACCCCATTCACTTAGCGCCTCATCTTGCATGATATCCATTACTGCTAATGCAGCTGCACACGCAACCGCATTACCTGAATAGGTACCTCCTAGCGCGCCTTTGGGTAAGGCATCCATTAACTCTTTACGCCCTACCAAGGCGGCAAGAGGGAGACCCGAGGCAATACTTTTTCCTAACAGAAGTAGGTCGGGCTCAATACCGAGGTGACTAAAACCAAAGCGTTTACCGGTTCTTCCGAAGCCCGATTGAATTTCGTCACAAATCAATAAAATGCCGTGCTGATCGCAGATTGCCCGCAGCGCTTTGGCAAACTGGGGGCAAAGTAAGCGAAAACCGCCTTCCCCTTGAATGGGTTCAACGACGACACAGGCTACTTCACTGGGAGCAATCTCTACGTCAAATACACGCTCTAGGGCGGCCAGCGACTGCTCAGAGGATATCCCACTGTCCTGGCTAGGAAACGGCACGTGATAAACCGGGCCAGGCAGCGCGCCTAAACCAGCTTTATAGGGCTTAACTTTGCCGTTCAAATTGAGTGCTGCCAGCGTGCGGCCATGAAAAGCATCGTCAAAGGCAATCACTCCTTGACGCCCCGTAACACCACGGGCCACTTTCAGGGAATTTTCGGTCGCTTCCGCTCCACTGTTTGTCAGCATGCATCCCAGCGGATAAGGCAATGGCACAAACTGGTCAAGACGCTCGACAACTGAGAGGTAGGCACGGTGAGGCACGGCATTAAACGCTGAATGCATGAGGGTATCGACTTGGGCTTTGACGGCCTCGACCACCACTGGATGGCAATGCCCCAAGTTAAGCACACCAATACCGCCAATAAAGTCGATATAGCGTTGCCCCGCCTCATCCCATACCTCTGCATTACGCCCTTTAGTGATACAGACGGGATGGAGGATGCCTAATGCACTGCTGACGTTGGGAAGGTCCATCGTCGGAAACGCTCCTGAAATAGCCATGTGTTTCCTTATCAAACAGGTTCATATGGCAGATCACAAACGAAAAAAAATGCTAAATACATGCCAAGCAGGAATGCACTGAGTGTGAACACTTGATCAGAAGCAGAATCAGCAGCCGCACAGCATAGCCCAACCATTACTAGCGCATATTCCAATAGGCCAGCTATAAAAAGAAAACGCTATGCCGGGGATGCAGATAAAAAGCATAAACCATCTCTTACATAAGGGATTTCTTAATAGCCTATGGCATGACAAAATGGAATACGTACGCAACTTAATTTCTTTTGCCTGTCGAGCTGCATACGTGAACAATAGCCAGCTATCTTTTTCGCGACCTTTTTCACTGATCGATCCCCAGACAGTCGGATTGCGAAAATTGCTAAGCAAAATTTTATTATAAATAATTTAATTAGCAGGAGTTAATATGAAAAATATCCCCTCAAAAGTGCTGTGCAGCGTAGGCGCTACTCTTCTGTTGGCGGGCTGTGGTGGCGAGAGCAAACCTAATATCGCTATTGGCCCTCCTGCCAGCACCACTCAAAGCGTTTCTCAACTACTTTTTGATGCCTATGGTATTGGTAGCGACAAGTACAATACCTATCAAGAGGGGTTTGGTGCTGCACTCGATGGCGTACAAGATGGCAACATTGATATTTCTATCGGCATTCTTGGTTTGCCTTCTGGCAGCATCGAGAACTTACAAGCCTCGAGTGGCGATGCACGTCTGATCAGCTTAAGCGATGATGCTATTGACTATATTGAAGAGAATAGTGCCTATCAGCGCTTTACAATTCCTGCTAATAGTTATGCCTTTCAAAATGAAGATGTAAATACTATTACGGCTTATGCCATTTTAGTAGGCAACACGAATACGATTGATGAAGACCTAGGTTATGAACTAGCGCGCTTAATGCATGAGCATGCTGAAGAAAACACACATTCTCAATCTGCGTTTATCACCCTTGAAAATGCACTGAATGGCTCAGAAGGTCTGCCCATTCATCCCGGTGCTAAAAAATATTACGAAGAACAAGGCCTCACCGTAGATAACCCGGTCGCTGAGCTTGGCGAAACTAAAGCCAAAGAAGAATTTATTCTAGGCACCGGTAGCCAAGGTGGCACTTACTACCCTCTGGGCGGTGAGATGGCCACTATTTGGAACCGCTACCTGGAAAACCAAAACTTCACCAATATTGAAACAGGCGCCTCAATCGAGAACTTAGTGAGTATCCGTGATAACAATATGGATCTTGGGATGACTGTGCACGCACCTGCGCAAGATGCCATTGCGGGGAGAGGTGAGTTCGAAAGCGGTACTATTGATAATGTCGCCTTTATCGGACACATCTATCCTGAAGTCATTCAGATTATCACCCGTGAACGCTCCAACATTGACAGTCTAAGTGATCTAACCGATTGATGTTCCCTTTTCGCCGCTGGCTAAGCCAGCGGCGTTATATGTATGAGGTTTAATCGTGGATAAAAAAAAACTCCTGACGAAGCGGCGCTTTTAGAAAAGTATGATCGTGAGTCACAAGTACGTTCGGCACTACAGCTAGGCAAGTGGGGATGGCTGATCACCTTAATGGGTGTATCACTGACATGCTTTCATCTCTACACCGCATATTTTGGTACGCTACCTTCACAGCAGCAAGGCGCTGTCCACTTGGGCATTGCTTTGGGGATGATCTTTATCCTATTCCCTGCAACCCGCGGCGCAGGCCGTCGCAATGAAGTGCCGTGGTACGATGTACTACTCGCCTTCGCAGCAACTTTTGCCGCCTATTATAAAATCCTATTTTATGAAGAAGTACTACGTGCAAGGGTCACGGGCTATTCAGCCTTTGATCTAACGATTGCGGCACTCGGCGTGCTGTTTGTACTCGAAGCGACTCGCCGTACCGTTGGTATGCCAATCGTTGTCATGGCCACACTGGCAATTCTATATGCGCTGTTTGGCAATCTAATCCCAAGCCCTTTGCTTTCCCATCCTGGCTTCTCTCTTGAGCAGGTGTCTCCATACTTATGGTTCAGGGAAAGCGGCGTTTTCGGTACGCCTCTACAAATATCGGCGCGCTTTATCTTCTTGTTTTTATTTTTCGGCGTTGTCCTGATGCATACCGGAGTAGGTCGATTCTTTAATGACTTAGCCTTTGCATTAACCGGGCGATTTACCGGTGGTGCCGGCAAAGCCGCTGTCATAGCAAGTTCGCTGCAGGGCATGATTTCGGGGAGCTCTATCGGCAACACTGTAGCCTCTGGCTCTTTCACTATACCCATGATGAAAAATGCACGCTTTAAGCCCGAGGTAGCGGGAGCAGTCGAAGCGTCAGCCTCTACTGGTGGTCAGATTATGCCCCCTTTGATGGGCGCGGCTGCCTTTATCATGGTGGAGTATGTAGGTGTTTCTTATCGCGAAATCATGTTCTCAGCGCTGATTCCCGCCATTCTCTATTTTGCTAGCATTTTTATCGGCGTGCATTTCGAAGCTAAACGTCATCGCATTCTAGGCCTGCCTAAAGATCAGCTGCCCAGCAAACGTAAGCTCATGCTGTCAAAAGGCTACATGCTGCTGCCTTTGCTCGTCATTATTACGACCATTAGCGTTGGCTTTACCGCTCAACGAGCAGCGCTACTGGGGATAGCATGTGCTTTTGCCGTCAGTTTGGCGCGTAAAGAAACACGTCCCTCATTAAAAGATATATTGGTGATTTTTGAAAAAGGAGCGCGCGTGGCACTACCAGTGATCGCTGCAGTCGCTTGCGCGGGTATTATTGCCGGCGTGGTAGGCATGACAGGAATGGGGTCAAAATTTGCCGCCGGCATTATTAGTTTGGCTGATGGCGTTTTGATACTTGCGCTGTTATTCACGATGATCGCCTGTATTGTTCTAGGCATGGGATTACCCACAACGGCAAACTATGTGGTCACCGCTACGATTGCCGCACCGGCGCTTATTAATGAGTTTGGCCTCCCGCCAATGGCGGTGCATTTGTTTGTCTTTTATTTCGGCATTATTGCCGATATTACGCCCCCCGTTTGTTTGGCCGCGTTCGCTGGCGCCGGCATTGCGCGAGCCAACCCAATGAAGACGGGCTTTACGGCGGTTAAATTGGCCATTGGTGCGTTCATTATTCCTTACGCCTTCATTTATAACCCCATGCTGGTATTGGTTGAACCTACGCCGCTAGGGCTTTTAAGCGCATTGTTCTTTTCACTTGTAGGGATCATGGGCGTTAGCAGCGCGCTACTAGGTTACTTTATACGCGATTCCTTCTTCTTGGAGCGTCTGGTACTGTTAGTTGCAGGGCTTGCCATGGTGGTTCCTGAGTTGCTAACCAGCGGCTTAGGCCTACTTGCCATGGTGACGGTAGGCTGGCTTCAATCGCGCCGCCCTGACAAATATCAGGAAGCCGCGTCGCTCGCCCAATGAGCCATTATAAAAGCCTAGCTTCCCCCCGGTGTTTAGTCACCGGGGCGGCTTTCAGGTCATCAGGAGCGCCTGGTTTGGCATCACGCAATCTTCCTTCTACGGCGGCTATGCAGTGCTTTGAAGCGGCCGCACGCCATATGAGTTTCACTCGGGCCGCAGACGAGCTAAACCTCACGCAAAGTGCTGTCAGCAAACAAGTCGCGCAGCTCGAAACCACCTTGCAACACAAGCTATTTCGTCGCGTGCGACGCAGCCTACTGCTAACCCCTGAAGGTGCCATTTTTTTAAGTGACGTACGTAAAGTGCTCACTCAAATTGAGATGTCGACACAAGCGATAATGACCTACAGCGGTAATAGCGAGGTTCTTAAAATCGCGACGTTACCGAGCTTCGGTAGCCGTTGGTTGGCAAATAAATTGCCAGCGTTTCTAGCGGACAATCCAGGCATTAGCTTGGAGTTTCATGACCGAGTGAAAGATTTCGATCTTGAACAACAAGATATCGATATTGCTCTGTTTTATGGGCATGGCAGTTGGCCAAGCCTTGCTTGTCATAAGCTTATTGATGAGGACATGGTCGCGGTTGCTTCTCCAGAATTACTGGCTCAGCACCCCATCCATTCAGTGGATGACTTAACACAACTACCGCTGCTTCACCTCTCGACACGCCCTGACGCGTGGCACCATTGGTTTGCAAACCAAGAGATCATCACTGACCGTAGCTATCATGGCACTCGCTTCGAGACTTTTCCTATGCTGGTACGAACGGCAATGGCAGGCGGCGGGGTTGCACTGGTACCTCACTTTACCGTCGATGAAGAGTTGGAAGGCGGCCGACTGACCGTCGCTTGGCCATATCGGTTGCTCAGTGAGAGTGCTTATTATCTTGTTTACCCTGAACACTTAGGGGAACTCGCCAAAGTACGACGCTTTGTAGAGCATGTTACCCAGCTTAGTGATTGATACTGGTACAAATGCTACGCACTGCTATATTATAGCTAAACAACTAGATATTGCTTTGTGCCAACAATTACCTCATTTAATCTCTATTAAAAGATTAGTGCTATTTATATGCTTATATATTCATACGTTTGATATTTTATAGCGGCATTAATAAGTGTCTACTCAAAATCCTGAATTCATAGAATAACTACAGCACTTTGGATCATACGGTAGAGGCAGGAGGGCCAGCAGCGGTACCCTCTCTGACTTACCAATGGGATGGAGTCCGTCCCACCCTACATCAGCGTTGCTGCTCCATAATAGATAGAGTGAGAGGGCTACGGCCTTGCCTATCGCTTAGGAGCACATCCCATAACCATTTCCCGAGTCGGTGTTGATATTGCTAAGTCTGTCTTCCATGTCCACGGTGTCGACCGTCATGATCAGGTGCAGTGGCGAGGCAAGTACGCCCGTGACAAGTGGCTGGACGCGATCGCCATTGGTGTGAGCTGTGTCGTTTGTACTCAAAAGCACGAAGGTTAGTAAGAGCATCCAGCATTATCGGATAAGGAAAAGCACCAGCAGTACGATAGCCCACATGCCAATAATGACGTTGACCATGGTGTTGCCTTTCTCGCCTTCGTTATCAACCCCCTTGGTGATAAGTACCGCTGTCACAATGATAACGACACCTATGATCCAGAACTTCGCATGCATAGCCTTAACCTATTTTATGACGACATGAGCACCGAGCATTGATTAGGCTCCCGCTGGTAGCAAACTGTCAAAACGCACGAGAGAACAATAGGGATAAGGTGGTGCGATTCGGCCTAACGCGCGGCATGCTATCCAAGGCATATTATGAAAAGCACATGAGCTGGATAACGAATGGGCAAAGCTAGCCATATACGCCAGAGAAAACGGAAAAAGGAGTAACTTAGTGGATAGGAAAGAGGCATACCTAGCGTTTCATACTGCCAATAAAAGCAGTGGCTTGCACGAGCATTTGCGCAACAAAACTAAGTTTAATGCACGAATTTATCTTGCTCTATTTCTAGTGGTAATTGCGGGGTTTATGCCCTATCTACATTTCGAGGCATTTTTATACTTTGATCACCTGCAAGCAGAAGGTGCTGGAGAGTGGATTAAACGCTCTGGATCTATTGTTATCGTGTTGGCGATTGCTGCCGAGTTCTCTGCAATAGACGCTAAAGACATAGCTGGCCTTGGTGGGCACACCGGATTCGGGCCTTACGGACCGGCACTGATTAAGTATGAATCAAGGCATACAGTTAGCTTGACCACTATTGGCGTTATTGTTCAGGTACTGATGGGCACACTGATCACGTCTCATGGGGATATAATTTTCAATGCTATGCCGATCCAAGTTTGGATGGCTCCAGCTATAGCTGCTATTGCGGCTTGTTTGGCAGTGACATTCTCAATGCATAGGATGCGGCCAATCAGTTATAACAAGTTAGCCATTGATCAAGAATAAGTCTTATAAATCCATTATAATTCAACGCCTTAATCTTAACGGGCGTTCTCATATGAGGCCCCGCGAATGCCGCCGTTGCTGACAGAGTATCTAAGCCAACCATTACAAATTGTTGTTGAAGCGCCACCGACCGATTGGAACGCAGTGCTTGCTGGAGGCTTGTTTACTCTAATCGGCGCCGGAATAGGTGCTGGTCTCGGCGCCTATTTTAGCTACATGGCTGCTACAAGGGCGCAAAAGAAAGCTGCACTTGAAGAGAAAAGAGAGCTAGCTTTATTTATTTGTGAAGAATGCAAGCACTACGCTGCGGTAATTAAAAGAAAAGAACACGAAAATTACGTTATCCAAAGAACTCAACCAAATAAGCCTCTTCCTAATAATCTTAGAAGAGATCAGGAAGAAGCTCTTAGTAAGGGTCGTGAGCTGTCCCTGTTATTGCATCATCACTTTCCGCAGGTTCCTAATGGTCTGCAAAATCATCTTGATGAATGGGGAAAAAGTGCTGGCAACAATTTAGTAATCGAAGAACTGATACCAGAGATCGAAGCTATCATTCAACGCCTTATCAAATTATAGCCCTGCTACTTGGCAAGTCCTTTCACTTTCTACTGCTGTGAACGACAGCCCTACTCACTCAACCTGGATTCATAGAATAACCGCAGCACTTTGGATCACACAGTAGAGGAAGGAGGGACAGCGCCGGTACCCTCTCGACTTTACCGACCAAAGTGAAGCAGAGCATGGGATACCGACAACTGACCCAGGCCCAACGATACCAAATTTTTGCTTATCTTGAGACTGGCATCAGCCAGCGACAAATAGCCAAGGCTATCGGGGTTCACAGCAGTACCATTAGCCGGGAGATAAAGCGCAATGGGCTTAAGACTGGCTATGCGACTGAACAGGCGCAATCGAGAAGTGATCAGCGCCGACGCACCGCCTGGAAAGTGACGAAGCGCCTGCCAAGCCTGATTTGATGGGTCACTGATCAACTGATGGACGAATGGAGCCCCCAGCAAATTAGTGGCTTCATGGCGAATGCCAACGGCGTTTGCGTCAGCCATCAGTGGATCTATGCGCTAATCTGGGACGACAAGAAACGCGGCGGCGAATTATGGAGGCGACTCCGGCTACCACGCCAGCGGCGCTATCAGCGCCGATTGGCCAAGCATGCGGGATTGGGCAAAATTCCACACCGGGTAGGCATTGAATAGCGTCCCGCTGAAGCGGAAGAAAGGCGCCATATCGGCCATTGGGAGGGCGATACGGTGCTCAAAGGCCACAAAGAATCTGGCTTGGTGACCCTGGCCGAGAGACGCAGCGGTTACCTCTTGGCAGCGCGCCTGTCGAGGATCACGGCCACTGGAACGGCTAAAGCGATGACCCGTTTATTAAAACCACGCCGAGGCGCAGTGCAGACCATCACCTTGGATAACGGGTCGGAATTCGCCGAGCACCGACAGGTTGCCAAGGCTGTCTCGGCCAAGACCTATTTTTGCGACCCGTACCGCTCATGCCAGCGTGGCACTAATGAAAACACCAACGGCCTGATTCGCCAATATTTCCCGAAAGGGACGGACTTCCGAAAGGTGAGCGACTCAGAACTGAGGAGAGTCGTTGCCAAGTTGAACAACCGCCCCAGAAAACGTTTGGGGTATCGGACACCGGCACAAGTGTTCCTGGGAGAGTATTCAGGGGCGCTAAAAACCGCAGGTGCTGCACTTATTAGTTGAATTCAGGAAGAAAAGACCAGTTATCAAGCTAATTAGTATAAAGAAGGTTACGAGAACTACTGAGCTGATTCAGTGGATTTATCGCTAGTACGGTCACGCTCAAATGATCAAAACGCAACAACTGTAGAGAAGTGCAACGACAGGTCTACTGTGAAATCTTCAGAGTAAGCAGAGCTAGCGAATAAAACCGCTTAACACCGTTTGGGATTGCCTTTTGTGGTTACTAGTGTGGTTATAGCAACCTTCACCACAAAACAAAAAGGCTTACGCGTTAACGGTAAGCCCTTTTTAAATTTGGCGCGCCCGGCAGGATTTGAACCTGCGACCCTCGGCTTCGGAGGCTAATTTCAAGCCTTGTGAATTAGCTTACCTATCGAACCTTCCCATCGATAAATGCCTATTTAATTCAATAAAAACAGCTATTTATTAAATATATAAGTGTTTGTAGTGCTTCCCGCTTTATCCCGTTTTACACCGACCGTTGCCCATCGCCACCATAATAAGGGTCACATGGCGTGATTTTAAAATGTCTGTTTTTTGGACAATTTTGACCTTTGGCGGTAGTGCCTTACCTGTGTTTAATAACACATCTTTATGATGACTTTGGAAAAGCGTCTCCTCTCCCCGCACGATTCGTCGACAGCGATACTATTACTGCATCAAACCGCTCTTTACTTAAAACAGCTTATTTTCTCAGCGCATTACGACGGTGAACGCTGACCGGGCTTTTTGTTGCTGATTGATGACGCTCTAACGCCTAGCCTGGATATTGCATAAGACATGAAAAAGGCGGCTGAAAATCGGTTATAATTCAAGCTCCTACACAAGAACCAACCGCCTCAGCCGCCATGACAAAATGTACCACGCCGTCCGCTTCCTTTCCACGCTGCAAAGGCCGTCAGGTCATCGCCCGTTTCGATGGCGGTGATCTCACTTCCGACGGCGGTATCCTGCTGCTGCGGCAGCTCGATCGCGAGATGGGCCTGACCCGCGCCGTCGCTCGCCGGCTCAGCGACGAGCGCGACGCTCAGCGCTGCCTGCATCGCACCGAAACCCTGGTCCGGCAGCGCGTGTTCGGCCTGGCGCTGGGCTATGAGGATCTCAATGACCACCAGGCCCTGCGTCACGATATCGCCCTGCAGACCGCCGTCGATACCGATGGCGTGCTGGCCAGTCAGTCCACCTTGTGCCGCTTCGAGCAGCAAGCCGACCGGGACTGGGCGATCACCATCCACGAAGAGATGATCGAGCAGTTCATCCGCTCGTTCCGGCGGCCACCCAAGAAACCGCTCTACCTCGACTTCGATGCCACCGACGATCGGGTGCATGGCCAGCAGCTCGGGCGGCACTTCAACGGCTACTACAACCACTACATCTTCCTGCCGCTGTTCGTATTCTGTGGCGACCAGCTGCTGGTCAGCTATCTGCGTCCGGCCTCGCTGGATGCCGCTCACCACGCCGGTGCCATCCTCGCCCTGTTGGTCCGGCGGCTGCGCCAGGCGTGGCCTGAGGTGAAGATCGTCTTCCGAGGCGACAGCGGCTTCTGCCGTCCACTGATCCTCAACTGGTGTGACCGCCACGGCGTCGATTACATCATCGGCCTCGCCGGCAACAAGCGCTTGGCCAAGCTGGCTCTGAACATCGACTACGCGTCGGCCATCCGCTTCGAGAAGACCTGGGAGAAGGAGCGTGTCTTCGGCTTCATCGAGTACGCTGCCAAGAGCTGGAAGGAGCGTCGACGAAAGGTCATCGTCAAGTCCGAGACCAGCCGGCGTGGCTTCAACACCCGCTATGTGGTCACCAGCCTGCGCGGCTGCAGCGCCGAGTGGCTCTATGACCACCGCTACTGTGCTCGGGGCGAGATGGAGAACCGTATCAAGGAGCAGCAGTTCCTGTTCTCCGACCGCACCAGCTGCCACGAATGGTGGCCCAACCAGTACCGACTGCTGCTGTCGGGGTTGGCCTACCTGCTGCTGGAGCGGCTGCGCCGGGTCTACCTCAAGCGCACCGCCTTCGCCCAGGCCCAGGTCAACACCCTCCGCCTGAAGCTGCTGAAGATCGGCGCTGTCATCACCCGCAACACGCGCACGATTCGGCTGATGTTGAGCAGCCAGTACCCGGAGCAGGACCTCTTCCTGAAGCTGGCCAGCAAGCTGGTGCCGGGATAGCGCCGCGGCGTGCT
This Vreelandella neptunia DNA region includes the following protein-coding sequences:
- a CDS encoding 2-aminoadipate transaminase is translated as MAISGAFPTMDLPNVSSALGILHPVCITKGRNAEVWDEAGQRYIDFIGGIGVLNLGHCHPVVVEAVKAQVDTLMHSAFNAVPHRAYLSVVERLDQFVPLPYPLGCMLTNSGAEATENSLKVARGVTGRQGVIAFDDAFHGRTLAALNLNGKVKPYKAGLGALPGPVYHVPFPSQDSGISSEQSLAALERVFDVEIAPSEVACVVVEPIQGEGGFRLLCPQFAKALRAICDQHGILLICDEIQSGFGRTGKRFGFSHLGIEPDLLLLGKSIASGLPLAALVGRKELMDALPKGALGGTYSGNAVACAAALAVMDIMQDEALSEWGNVQEAAIVNAYRRWKASERFPMVGAMTGIGAMRGIVFEDTENATGAEHLANLLVAGRDAGVLLMPSGRKRNVLRLLPPLTTEPDVMEEGLGLIEQALETLKA
- a CDS encoding TAXI family TRAP transporter solute-binding subunit; the encoded protein is MKNIPSKVLCSVGATLLLAGCGGESKPNIAIGPPASTTQSVSQLLFDAYGIGSDKYNTYQEGFGAALDGVQDGNIDISIGILGLPSGSIENLQASSGDARLISLSDDAIDYIEENSAYQRFTIPANSYAFQNEDVNTITAYAILVGNTNTIDEDLGYELARLMHEHAEENTHSQSAFITLENALNGSEGLPIHPGAKKYYEEQGLTVDNPVAELGETKAKEEFILGTGSQGGTYYPLGGEMATIWNRYLENQNFTNIETGASIENLVSIRDNNMDLGMTVHAPAQDAIAGRGEFESGTIDNVAFIGHIYPEVIQIITRERSNIDSLSDLTD
- a CDS encoding TRAP transporter permease codes for the protein MTLMGVSLTCFHLYTAYFGTLPSQQQGAVHLGIALGMIFILFPATRGAGRRNEVPWYDVLLAFAATFAAYYKILFYEEVLRARVTGYSAFDLTIAALGVLFVLEATRRTVGMPIVVMATLAILYALFGNLIPSPLLSHPGFSLEQVSPYLWFRESGVFGTPLQISARFIFLFLFFGVVLMHTGVGRFFNDLAFALTGRFTGGAGKAAVIASSLQGMISGSSIGNTVASGSFTIPMMKNARFKPEVAGAVEASASTGGQIMPPLMGAAAFIMVEYVGVSYREIMFSALIPAILYFASIFIGVHFEAKRHRILGLPKDQLPSKRKLMLSKGYMLLPLLVIITTISVGFTAQRAALLGIACAFAVSLARKETRPSLKDILVIFEKGARVALPVIAAVACAGIIAGVVGMTGMGSKFAAGIISLADGVLILALLFTMIACIVLGMGLPTTANYVVTATIAAPALINEFGLPPMAVHLFVFYFGIIADITPPVCLAAFAGAGIARANPMKTGFTAVKLAIGAFIIPYAFIYNPMLVLVEPTPLGLLSALFFSLVGIMGVSSALLGYFIRDSFFLERLVLLVAGLAMVVPELLTSGLGLLAMVTVGWLQSRRPDKYQEAASLAQ
- a CDS encoding LysR substrate-binding domain-containing protein is translated as MASRNLPSTAAMQCFEAAARHMSFTRAADELNLTQSAVSKQVAQLETTLQHKLFRRVRRSLLLTPEGAIFLSDVRKVLTQIEMSTQAIMTYSGNSEVLKIATLPSFGSRWLANKLPAFLADNPGISLEFHDRVKDFDLEQQDIDIALFYGHGSWPSLACHKLIDEDMVAVASPELLAQHPIHSVDDLTQLPLLHLSTRPDAWHHWFANQEIITDRSYHGTRFETFPMLVRTAMAGGGVALVPHFTVDEELEGGRLTVAWPYRLLSESAYYLVYPEHLGELAKVRRFVEHVTQLSD
- a CDS encoding IS1380 family transposase, which gives rise to MTKCTTPSASFPRCKGRQVIARFDGGDLTSDGGILLLRQLDREMGLTRAVARRLSDERDAQRCLHRTETLVRQRVFGLALGYEDLNDHQALRHDIALQTAVDTDGVLASQSTLCRFEQQADRDWAITIHEEMIEQFIRSFRRPPKKPLYLDFDATDDRVHGQQLGRHFNGYYNHYIFLPLFVFCGDQLLVSYLRPASLDAAHHAGAILALLVRRLRQAWPEVKIVFRGDSGFCRPLILNWCDRHGVDYIIGLAGNKRLAKLALNIDYASAIRFEKTWEKERVFGFIEYAAKSWKERRRKVIVKSETSRRGFNTRYVVTSLRGCSAEWLYDHRYCARGEMENRIKEQQFLFSDRTSCHEWWPNQYRLLLSGLAYLLLERLRRVYLKRTAFAQAQVNTLRLKLLKIGAVITRNTRTIRLMLSSQYPEQDLFLKLASKLVPG